A region from the Paenibacillus humicola genome encodes:
- the prfA gene encoding peptide chain release factor 1 produces the protein MLDRLQALADRYEKLSELLCDPDVAADPKRLRDYSKEQSDLQDAYAAFTEYKQVSAQLDDAKAMQGEKLDDELREMVKLEIEELTERKEALEERIRLLLLPKDPNDDKNVIVEIRGAAGGDEAALFASDLYRMYTKYADAQGWRVELMDANESDLGGFKEVTFMVSGKGAYSKLKFESGAHRVQRVPVTESGGRIHTSTSTVAVMPEVEELEVEILDKDIRVDTFCSSGAGGQSVNTTKSAVRVTHIPTGIMATCQDGKSQNDNKAKALQVLRARIYDIKRQEEEAKYAGERKSKVGTGDRSERIRTYNFPQSRVTDHRVGLTLHKLDSVLNGDMEEIINTLTLTAQAELLERENQLQV, from the coding sequence ATGTTGGACCGATTACAGGCACTCGCCGACCGGTACGAGAAATTAAGCGAACTGCTTTGCGATCCGGATGTGGCGGCCGATCCGAAGCGCCTGCGCGACTACTCCAAGGAGCAGTCCGATTTGCAGGACGCTTATGCAGCCTTTACGGAATATAAACAGGTTTCGGCTCAGCTGGACGACGCCAAAGCGATGCAGGGCGAGAAGCTCGACGACGAGCTGCGCGAAATGGTGAAGCTGGAGATCGAAGAGCTGACGGAGCGCAAGGAAGCTCTGGAAGAGCGGATCCGCCTGCTGCTGCTGCCGAAGGACCCGAACGACGACAAGAATGTGATCGTCGAAATCCGCGGCGCGGCCGGGGGCGACGAGGCGGCGCTGTTCGCTTCCGACCTGTACCGCATGTATACGAAATATGCGGATGCTCAGGGCTGGCGCGTCGAGCTGATGGATGCCAACGAAAGCGACCTTGGCGGCTTCAAAGAGGTAACGTTCATGGTATCCGGCAAAGGCGCCTACAGCAAGCTGAAATTCGAAAGCGGCGCGCACCGCGTGCAGCGTGTCCCGGTAACGGAGTCGGGCGGACGGATTCATACGTCGACGTCGACGGTGGCCGTCATGCCGGAGGTCGAGGAGCTCGAGGTGGAAATTCTCGACAAGGATATCCGTGTCGATACGTTCTGCTCGAGCGGCGCGGGAGGACAGTCCGTCAACACGACGAAGTCGGCCGTGCGCGTCACGCACATTCCGACGGGCATTATGGCGACGTGTCAGGACGGCAAGTCGCAGAACGACAATAAGGCGAAGGCGCTGCAGGTGCTGCGCGCCCGCATTTACGACATCAAGCGGCAGGAAGAGGAAGCCAAATACGCCGGCGAGCGCAAAAGCAAGGTCGGCACCGGCGATCGCAGCGAGCGGATCCGCACGTACAATTTTCCGCAGAGCCGCGTGACCGATCACCGGGTCGGTCTGACGCTGCATAAGCTGGATTCCGTCCTGAACGGCGATATGGAAGAGATCATTAACACGCTTACGCTGACGGCCCAGGCCGAGCTGCTCGAGCGGGAAAATCAGCTTCAGGTCTGA
- a CDS encoding spore germination protein, translating to MKENMDNTPVSQHVPRQGDQESIPLEAGLEDNLRRIRKELGGSSDLAFREFRIGADRIPAAVLWINGMSDISALEQNMMSPLLYGAGQTQSGASGGGDVYEWLRNSVLTAVDIRHADSVDAALNHLLSGNAVILVDGYEGAVAAGTKGYETRSITEPSSTGVVRGPRDGFVESLGVNISLIRRRIKNKRLTAETIAVGTVTRTQVAMLYLRDKADEEVVDNVRGKLERIRLEGVLESHYIQELIADAAPSVFPTVYSTERPDDIAAGILEGRVALLVDGSPFALMVPCTFFHLMRTPEDYYLSYEVATFIRWIRYIGFMLTLLFPAMYVGIFTFHPEMVPPELLSSILAAREGVPFPLLLEALVMELTFEGLREASVRMPRAIGSAISIVGALVIGESAVNAGIISPPTVIVVAGTAIASFTIPSIDLSGAVRILRFFMLLLASLLGLYGIVLGLVLLGIHMASIKSAGKPYLSPLAPYKPDQAMKTLIRIPWWGKRSAKNMASAREGRR from the coding sequence ATGAAAGAAAACATGGATAACACCCCCGTCTCGCAGCATGTTCCGCGGCAAGGCGATCAGGAATCCATCCCGCTGGAGGCTGGTCTTGAAGACAATCTGCGCCGGATCCGCAAGGAGCTGGGGGGCAGCTCAGACCTGGCATTCCGGGAATTCCGGATCGGGGCGGACCGGATTCCGGCCGCCGTCCTGTGGATCAACGGAATGTCGGACATCAGCGCCCTGGAGCAAAATATGATGTCGCCGCTGCTTTACGGAGCCGGTCAAACGCAGTCCGGCGCATCCGGAGGAGGAGACGTCTACGAGTGGCTGCGAAACTCCGTCCTGACCGCGGTCGATATCCGGCACGCCGATTCGGTCGATGCGGCGCTGAACCATCTGCTCTCCGGCAACGCCGTCATTCTGGTCGACGGTTACGAGGGCGCGGTCGCGGCGGGTACGAAAGGCTACGAGACGCGCAGCATTACGGAGCCGTCCTCCACGGGGGTCGTGCGCGGACCGCGCGACGGCTTCGTCGAATCGCTAGGCGTCAATATTTCCCTGATCCGCAGACGGATCAAGAATAAAAGGCTGACCGCCGAAACGATCGCCGTCGGCACCGTGACCCGGACGCAGGTCGCCATGCTTTATTTGCGGGACAAGGCCGACGAGGAGGTCGTCGACAACGTGCGCGGCAAGCTCGAGCGGATTCGCCTTGAAGGCGTGCTCGAGTCGCATTACATTCAGGAGCTGATCGCCGATGCCGCGCCCTCGGTCTTTCCGACCGTGTACAGCACGGAACGGCCCGACGATATCGCCGCCGGCATTTTGGAAGGAAGGGTCGCCTTGCTTGTCGACGGCTCGCCGTTCGCGCTGATGGTGCCGTGCACGTTTTTTCATCTGATGCGAACGCCCGAAGATTATTATTTATCGTACGAGGTGGCGACGTTCATCCGCTGGATCCGTTATATCGGCTTTATGCTGACGCTGCTGTTCCCGGCCATGTACGTCGGCATCTTTACCTTCCATCCCGAAATGGTTCCGCCGGAGCTGCTCAGCAGCATTCTTGCCGCGCGGGAGGGCGTCCCGTTCCCGCTCCTATTGGAGGCGCTCGTCATGGAGCTGACCTTCGAAGGACTGCGCGAAGCGAGCGTTCGCATGCCGCGGGCGATCGGCTCGGCGATCAGCATCGTCGGCGCGCTCGTGATCGGGGAATCGGCCGTCAACGCCGGCATCATCTCCCCGCCGACGGTTATCGTTGTGGCAGGCACCGCGATCGCATCGTTCACGATCCCTTCGATCGACCTTTCGGGGGCGGTCCGCATACTCCGGTTTTTCATGCTGCTGCTCGCCTCGCTGCTTGGATTATACGGCATCGTACTCGGTCTCGTGCTGCTCGGCATCCATATGGCTTCGATCAAATCGGCGGGGAAGCCTTATTTGTCCCCGCTTGCGCCGTATAAGCCCGATCAGGCGATGAAAACGCTGATCCGGATCCCGTGGTGGGGGAAACGGTCCGCAAAAAACATGGCTTCGGCAAGAGAGGGACGGCGATGA
- a CDS encoding molybdopterin-dependent oxidoreductase: MISWLDKLRKGYGRKLAALHKWNGWIVVILSLTGLILFGGFWRGFLGEGRVWIRWIHIVVGIASLVPVLYYLILAGRHWKQLKGKPKQRGNVFVVLGLLLGWLVSGVLLWQFQAVGPRISGNALLVHDLLTWLGLPYIIYHSITRTKWLKEPHRLTVKTGRVGEGVNPAPAGPQAVYTRRAFIKTAVGAGLAITLGPSFLRWLGNSLGATSPTVDKLVETDGNSMTPLPQPLPASAPPIGGGSTGTFRIYTVTPIPKYNDTNWSFAIDGLVDNKMSWNWEQFVKLKRTVQVSDFHCVTGWSVYKNTWEGIPLKTLLQQAGVQSGATTVKFYSGDGVYTDALTLDQVNQMGDVMVAMLHDGKLIPSDLGGPVRLIVPKMYGYKSVKWLNRIELINEDHIGYWEERGYSVDAWV; encoded by the coding sequence ATGATAAGCTGGCTGGATAAGCTTCGAAAAGGATACGGCAGAAAGCTTGCCGCCCTGCATAAATGGAACGGATGGATCGTCGTCATTCTCTCTTTAACCGGACTGATTCTGTTCGGCGGCTTCTGGCGCGGCTTTCTCGGCGAAGGCCGGGTATGGATCCGCTGGATTCATATCGTCGTCGGCATCGCGTCGCTCGTTCCCGTCCTCTATTATCTGATATTGGCGGGCAGGCACTGGAAGCAGCTGAAGGGCAAGCCGAAGCAGCGGGGCAACGTGTTCGTCGTGCTCGGCCTGCTGCTCGGCTGGCTCGTCTCCGGCGTGCTGCTCTGGCAGTTCCAGGCGGTCGGGCCGCGCATCTCCGGAAATGCGCTGCTCGTGCACGATTTGCTGACCTGGCTCGGGCTGCCCTATATTATCTACCATTCGATTACCCGCACGAAATGGCTGAAAGAGCCGCACCGGCTTACGGTCAAGACCGGCCGCGTAGGCGAAGGCGTCAACCCGGCGCCGGCCGGACCTCAAGCGGTTTATACGCGCCGGGCGTTTATCAAGACGGCCGTCGGGGCGGGCCTTGCCATCACGCTCGGCCCGTCGTTCCTGCGCTGGCTCGGCAATTCGCTCGGAGCCACCAGTCCGACCGTCGATAAGCTGGTCGAGACGGACGGCAACAGCATGACGCCGCTGCCGCAGCCGCTGCCCGCTTCGGCGCCGCCGATCGGCGGCGGCAGCACCGGCACGTTCCGCATTTACACGGTAACCCCGATTCCGAAATACAACGACACGAACTGGTCGTTCGCCATCGACGGCCTCGTCGACAACAAGATGAGCTGGAACTGGGAGCAGTTCGTCAAGCTGAAACGGACCGTACAGGTAAGCGATTTTCACTGTGTGACCGGCTGGTCGGTGTACAAAAACACCTGGGAAGGCATTCCGCTGAAGACGCTGCTGCAGCAGGCCGGCGTGCAGTCGGGGGCGACAACGGTCAAATTCTATTCCGGCGACGGCGTTTATACCGATGCGTTGACGCTGGATCAAGTCAACCAAATGGGAGACGTCATGGTCGCCATGCTTCACGACGGCAAGCTCATTCCGAGCGACCTTGGCGGACCGGTGCGGTTGATCGTGCCGAAAATGTACGGGTACAAGTCGGTCAAATGGCTGAACCGCATCGAGCTGATCAACGAAGACCATATCGGGTACTGGGAAGAACGCGGATATTCAGTCGATGCTTGGGTTTAA
- the ychF gene encoding redox-regulated ATPase YchF encodes MPLSCGIVGLPNVGKSTLFNAITQAGAESANYPFCTIDPNVGIVEVPDPRLDKLTELVTPNRTVPTAFEFIDIAGIVKGASQGEGLGNKFLANIREVDAIVHVVRCFQDENITHVSGKVDPLGDIQTINLELILADLDTVERRIDRSRKNMKGGDKKYALEVETLERIKEALYADLPARSVELNEEERAVVRELHLLTMKPVLYAANVSEAEAGGADGNPFVQQVREFAAAEGAEVVPISAKVEAEIAELEGEDKAIFLEELGLEESGLNRLIRAAYKLLGLYTYFTAGVQEVRAWTIRKGTKAPQAAGVIHTDFERGFIRAEVVSYDDLVAAGSMNAAREKGQLRLEGKDYVVRDGDVMHFRFNV; translated from the coding sequence ATGCCGCTCTCTTGTGGTATCGTCGGGCTGCCGAACGTCGGCAAGTCGACGCTGTTTAACGCGATTACGCAGGCGGGCGCGGAATCGGCGAACTACCCGTTCTGTACGATCGACCCGAACGTCGGCATCGTCGAAGTGCCGGACCCGCGCCTGGATAAGCTGACCGAGCTGGTAACGCCGAACCGCACGGTGCCAACGGCGTTTGAATTTATCGATATTGCCGGGATCGTCAAAGGCGCAAGCCAAGGCGAAGGCCTCGGCAACAAATTTTTGGCCAATATCCGCGAGGTGGACGCGATCGTGCACGTCGTGCGCTGCTTCCAGGACGAGAACATTACGCACGTATCGGGCAAGGTCGATCCGCTGGGCGACATTCAGACAATCAACCTGGAGCTTATTTTGGCCGATCTGGATACCGTCGAGCGCCGAATCGACCGCAGCCGCAAAAATATGAAGGGCGGCGACAAGAAATACGCTCTCGAGGTTGAGACGCTGGAACGCATCAAGGAGGCGCTCTATGCCGACCTTCCGGCGCGCAGCGTCGAGCTGAACGAAGAGGAGCGGGCGGTCGTCCGCGAGCTGCACCTGCTGACGATGAAGCCGGTTCTTTATGCGGCCAACGTCAGTGAAGCCGAAGCGGGCGGTGCAGATGGCAATCCGTTCGTGCAGCAGGTCCGCGAATTCGCCGCGGCCGAAGGCGCGGAGGTCGTGCCGATCAGCGCCAAGGTGGAAGCCGAGATTGCCGAGCTCGAAGGCGAGGACAAGGCGATATTTCTGGAGGAGCTGGGCCTTGAAGAGTCCGGCCTGAACCGGCTCATCCGCGCGGCCTACAAGCTGCTCGGCCTTTATACGTATTTCACGGCGGGTGTGCAGGAGGTTCGCGCCTGGACGATCCGCAAGGGGACGAAGGCGCCGCAGGCGGCCGGCGTCATCCATACGGATTTCGAGCGCGGCTTTATTCGTGCGGAGGTCGTGTCCTACGACGATCTTGTCGCAGCCGGCTCGATGAATGCCGCGAGGGAGAAGGGCCAGCTTCGCCTCGAGGGCAAGGATTATGTCGTCCGGGACGGCGACGTCATGCATTTTCGCTTCAACGTATAG
- a CDS encoding Ger(x)C family spore germination protein, whose translation MTAMRILAVVCSCAMTAVLLGGCWSQKNLEQITVVSGIGIDAAPNDRVAVTVQLQNPSPPASAGGGGTAGRRPFAVFSTEGVTVNDALNMLQQQTKKTLFMSQTRAIVIGEPLAKRGLHDPMDYFWRSSNKNLTSWMLISKVPAKEVLSKARELETVPSDAWKLYFMNKNSRPSSGQMKLFQFLPRLDQDGLEATAAGIAPVGQGTMRISETAVFRHDKMAGWLSDDETEMLRWIKKEIGSHVIVLNTKFPGQPAMSFNLTHFRSSVTPQVKGDRISFAIRLKAEAEGTSTPIRLDYTDRAAVDRLETRISGLVREQALAMLNKLCKTYKADAVGFGRKLHRKYPQRWKTLKNGWNDRLPQLEVNVDARVQIVHSGMERISKSEQKD comes from the coding sequence ATGACCGCGATGCGCATCCTGGCCGTTGTCTGCTCCTGCGCGATGACGGCTGTGCTGCTCGGCGGCTGCTGGAGCCAGAAAAACCTGGAGCAAATTACCGTCGTATCGGGGATCGGGATCGATGCGGCGCCGAATGACCGGGTCGCGGTGACGGTCCAGCTGCAAAATCCTTCCCCGCCTGCCAGCGCGGGGGGCGGAGGTACGGCTGGAAGACGGCCGTTCGCCGTCTTCTCGACCGAAGGCGTGACGGTGAACGACGCGCTCAATATGCTTCAGCAGCAGACGAAGAAAACGCTGTTCATGTCGCAGACCCGGGCGATCGTCATCGGCGAGCCGCTGGCGAAACGGGGTCTTCACGATCCGATGGACTATTTCTGGCGGTCGAGCAACAAAAACCTGACCAGCTGGATGCTGATTTCCAAAGTACCGGCAAAGGAAGTCCTTAGCAAGGCCAGAGAGCTGGAAACCGTGCCGTCCGATGCCTGGAAGCTGTATTTCATGAACAAGAACAGCCGCCCGTCGTCCGGGCAGATGAAGCTGTTCCAGTTTCTGCCCCGGCTCGATCAGGATGGGCTGGAAGCGACGGCCGCGGGCATTGCGCCGGTTGGACAGGGAACGATGCGAATCAGCGAAACCGCCGTTTTCCGCCACGATAAGATGGCCGGGTGGCTGTCGGACGACGAAACGGAAATGCTGCGGTGGATCAAGAAGGAAATCGGGTCGCATGTCATCGTCCTGAATACGAAATTTCCCGGACAGCCGGCCATGTCGTTCAACCTGACCCATTTTCGCTCCAGCGTAACTCCGCAGGTAAAAGGGGACCGGATATCGTTCGCGATCCGGCTGAAAGCGGAAGCCGAGGGGACGTCGACCCCGATCCGTTTGGATTATACCGACCGGGCGGCAGTCGACCGGCTGGAAACGCGGATCAGCGGGCTCGTTCGGGAACAGGCGCTGGCCATGCTGAACAAGCTGTGCAAAACGTATAAAGCCGACGCTGTCGGCTTTGGCCGGAAGCTTCACCGCAAGTATCCGCAGCGCTGGAAAACGCTGAAGAACGGCTGGAACGACCGGCTGCCGCAGCTGGAGGTCAATGTGGACGCGCGCGTTCAGATCGTCCATTCCGGCATGGAACGCATCTCGAAATCCGAGCAGAAGGACTGA
- a CDS encoding sensor histidine kinase yields MKLRVYLLSANIASTAVIVVLLLVFYRFMLLSEKQFLWLSVVSLSAGLLSVALHFMLVRPVEAAVKRIGEGSARVADGDFGARVPLVGPAELKALASQFNEMGWKLEASFKQLQAAEGARRELVANMAHDLRTPLASLQAYAEALEDGVLQDEAIVRRYIGTIRSESVRLGNLIRQLFELSTLDAAEMPGALRRRETEQPETSLLEDVLIELLPRFAPLAEAGSVALDVRMPERTLRCAMPSQPLQRVIQNLLENALRHSPAGGVVRIEGEQLTGAMVRITVSDQGQGVPEAERTRIFERFYRVDRSRTRNSGGAGLGLSIAKSLVEQAGGRIGVDCGKAGGSTFWFTVPAA; encoded by the coding sequence ATGAAGCTCCGTGTCTATTTGCTGTCGGCCAATATCGCGAGTACGGCTGTGATTGTCGTCCTGCTGCTTGTGTTCTACCGGTTCATGCTGCTGTCGGAGAAGCAGTTCCTGTGGCTGTCGGTCGTTTCGCTGTCGGCCGGGCTCCTTTCGGTGGCGCTGCATTTCATGCTCGTGCGGCCGGTCGAGGCTGCGGTGAAACGGATCGGCGAAGGCTCGGCGCGCGTCGCCGACGGCGATTTCGGCGCCCGGGTTCCGCTTGTCGGACCGGCGGAGCTGAAGGCGCTGGCGTCGCAGTTCAACGAAATGGGCTGGAAGCTGGAGGCAAGCTTTAAGCAGCTGCAGGCGGCCGAAGGCGCGCGGCGGGAGCTCGTCGCCAACATGGCGCACGACCTGCGGACGCCGCTCGCCTCCCTGCAGGCTTACGCCGAAGCGCTCGAGGACGGCGTTCTGCAGGACGAGGCGATCGTCCGCCGGTATATCGGCACGATCCGCTCCGAGTCGGTCCGCCTCGGCAACCTGATCCGCCAGCTCTTCGAGCTGTCGACGCTCGATGCGGCCGAAATGCCCGGCGCGCTCCGCCGCAGGGAGACCGAGCAGCCGGAGACGAGCCTGCTCGAAGACGTGCTGATCGAGCTGCTGCCGCGGTTCGCGCCGCTCGCGGAAGCGGGTTCGGTCGCGCTTGACGTGCGGATGCCCGAACGGACGCTGCGCTGCGCGATGCCGTCGCAGCCGCTGCAGCGCGTCATCCAGAATCTGCTCGAGAACGCGCTGCGCCATTCGCCTGCCGGCGGCGTCGTCCGCATCGAAGGCGAGCAGCTGACCGGCGCGATGGTCCGGATCACCGTGTCGGACCAGGGACAGGGCGTGCCGGAGGCGGAACGGACGCGGATCTTCGAGCGGTTTTACCGGGTGGACCGCTCCCGGACGAGAAACAGCGGCGGAGCGGGGCTCGGGCTGTCGATCGCCAAATCGCTGGTCGAGCAGGCCGGCGGCCGAATCGGCGTCGACTGCGGGAAAGCAGGGGGCAGCACGTTCTGGTTCACGGTGCCCGCCGCCTGA
- a CDS encoding GerAB/ArcD/ProY family transporter encodes MKKEMISDRQFFVIIFVAILSLTFFSVPAMLIPAVKQDLWLSMLLGTVVDIYVAYLLFWMGRAYPGQSLIQYSVSILGKIGNVAAAVFLVFFLIVIWFSLYIFVNFLSSTLMMGTPVLVLNLTMVVAAGWAAYHGIETIARLAEMIAVLIFIVSILGLLLSVTEMDLGELLPQFENGIWPAVRASVYPSSWFGVCILMGMVMPHHQSPHRTFKVKVSAVVLGSAIITAWLLNSVVTLGQEAVGRLYYPIYGFSRTIRPVFFERMDILTMLVYILGTFITIAILYFNLTEGASQLFRTRPQKRVRWIWAFGVLFVILPILPPLGRNTIDSFDILEYGFPLYALAVEGGLTTLLFAAALIRKRRRPARRRGS; translated from the coding sequence ATGAAAAAGGAAATGATCTCCGACAGACAGTTTTTTGTGATCATTTTCGTGGCGATCCTGTCGCTCACCTTTTTTTCCGTTCCGGCTATGCTCATCCCTGCCGTCAAACAGGACCTGTGGCTGTCGATGCTGCTCGGCACGGTGGTCGATATTTACGTGGCGTATCTGCTGTTCTGGATGGGCAGGGCGTACCCCGGGCAGTCGCTCATTCAATATTCGGTCAGCATTTTGGGGAAAATCGGCAACGTGGCGGCAGCCGTTTTTCTCGTCTTTTTCCTGATTGTCATCTGGTTTTCGCTGTACATCTTCGTGAATTTCCTTTCCTCGACGCTGATGATGGGAACGCCGGTCCTCGTGCTCAATCTGACGATGGTCGTCGCCGCCGGCTGGGCGGCTTACCACGGCATCGAGACGATCGCGAGGCTTGCGGAAATGATCGCCGTGCTGATTTTCATCGTCTCGATCCTCGGGCTGCTGCTGTCGGTGACGGAAATGGATCTCGGCGAGCTGCTGCCGCAGTTCGAGAACGGAATATGGCCTGCCGTCCGGGCCTCCGTCTACCCGAGCAGCTGGTTTGGAGTCTGCATTCTGATGGGCATGGTGATGCCGCACCATCAAAGCCCGCACCGGACGTTCAAGGTGAAAGTGTCCGCCGTCGTGCTTGGTTCCGCGATTATAACCGCCTGGCTGCTGAACAGCGTCGTTACGCTCGGCCAGGAGGCGGTAGGGCGGCTGTATTATCCGATTTACGGCTTCTCCCGGACGATCCGGCCGGTCTTTTTCGAACGGATGGATATTTTGACCATGCTGGTCTATATCCTCGGGACGTTCATCACAATCGCGATCCTGTACTTTAATTTGACCGAGGGCGCCTCGCAGCTGTTCCGTACTCGCCCGCAAAAGCGCGTGCGATGGATTTGGGCGTTCGGCGTGCTGTTCGTCATTCTGCCGATCCTGCCGCCGCTGGGCCGGAATACGATCGATTCGTTCGACATTTTAGAGTACGGGTTTCCGCTCTACGCCCTCGCCGTCGAAGGCGGCCTGACCACGCTGCTGTTCGCCGCGGCCCTGATCCGGAAACGCCGGCGGCCGGCCCGGCGCCGGGGCTCCTGA